The genomic DNA GCCTGCAGTTCAGGAATGGCAGCCATTCTTACCATTCTGTCTTTATTTCAATCCGGTGATGAATGGATTGTGAGCAAAGATTTGTATGGAGGAACTTACCGTTTATTGGAGCAGGGCTTTAAGAAATGGGGATTGAATTGTAAATATGTTAATACGTGTTGTCCGGAAGAGCTTGAGAGTCATATTACTCCTCAAACAAAAGCGATCTTCCTGGAAACTCCGACAAATCCCCTCATGGAACAAACCGATATTTCAGCAGTTTCAGAGATTACAAAAAAGCACAATTTATTGCTTATTGTTGACAATACGTTCTTCACACCATTGCTGCAGCAGCCATTAGTCCTAGGCGCGGATATCGTGATTCACAGTGCAACAAAATACCTCGGTGGCCATAATGACGTGCTTGCCGGGCTCATTGTTGCTAAAGGAAAAAAACTGTGTGAGTCTCTTGCACTTTATCATAATGCTGCAGGGGCTGTCCTTAGCCCATTTGATTCATGGCTGTTAATTCGCGGAATGAAAACCTTATCTCTTCGGATGAAAAAGCATGAAGAAAATGCAAAAGCAATCGTATCCTATCTTTCCGAGCATGAGTCAGTCACTGACGTCCTTTACCCAGGAAAAGGAGGAATGGTGTCATTCCGAATGAAAGATGAATCATGGGTTAATCCGTTTTTGCAAAGTCTCTCCCTTATCACGTTTGCCGAAAGCTTGGGTGGAGTTGAAAGCTTTATTACTTACCCTGCCACACAAACTCATGCAGATATTCCGGAAAAAATCCGGTTGGAAAATGGAGTGTGTAATCGGCTATTAAGATTTTCGGTAGGAATTGAAGATGTTCATGATTTAATCGAAGACTTGGAGCAGGCATTTGTCCATGCCCGGAAGGTGGTTGCAGT from Bacillus methanolicus MGA3 includes the following:
- a CDS encoding methionine biosynthesis PLP-dependent protein; amino-acid sequence: MYKVDTKLAQIGNRSEKATGTVNPPVYFSTAYRHEGIGQSTGYDYIRTGNPTRHILENAIADLEKGDQGFACSSGMAAILTILSLFQSGDEWIVSKDLYGGTYRLLEQGFKKWGLNCKYVNTCCPEELESHITPQTKAIFLETPTNPLMEQTDISAVSEITKKHNLLLIVDNTFFTPLLQQPLVLGADIVIHSATKYLGGHNDVLAGLIVAKGKKLCESLALYHNAAGAVLSPFDSWLLIRGMKTLSLRMKKHEENAKAIVSYLSEHESVTDVLYPGKGGMVSFRMKDESWVNPFLQSLSLITFAESLGGVESFITYPATQTHADIPEKIRLENGVCNRLLRFSVGIEDVHDLIEDLEQAFVHARKVVAV